The genomic stretch ACGTGCAGAACGTCTATTCCAATGCTCAGATTTCCGACGAGATCATGGAAAACCTAGGCTAAGGTGATTTGGCATTTTGTGCCAACTCTGAGCGTTTGATAGCGCCTGTGCCGGCCCTTTCGCGGGTAAACCCGCTCCTACAGGTATTACGCCCATTTCAAATGTGGTGCAGTACCTGTAGGAGCGGGTTTACCCGCGAAAGGGCCGGCGCAGTTTGTAGAGATGCATCATTTTTTCGACGGGCTTTATGACTCTGATTCTAGGTATCGACCCTGGCTCGCGCATCACCGGCTATGGCGTGGTACGCCAGACCGCCCGTGGTTGCGAGTACGTGGCGTCGGGCTGCATCCGCACCGGCAGCGGTGAGCTGCACGAGCGGCTGCAGATTGTTTTTCGTGGTGTCAGTGAAATCATTGCCCAGCACGGCCCGGTGACCATGGGCATCGAACGGGTGTTCATGGCCCGCAACGCCGATTCGGCGCTCAAGCTTGGCCAGGCACGTGGCGCGGCTATCGTCGCCGCCGCCGAGGCTGGCCTGGAGATCGCCGAGTACAGCGCCACCCAGGTCAAGCAGGCCGTGGCCGGCACAGGTGGTGCCAACAAGGAGCAGGTGATGATGATGGTCATGCATCTGCTGAAATTGACGCAAAAACCGCAGATTGACGCTTCCGATGCCCTGGCCATCGCGCTGTGCCACGCCCACACCCGCTCCAGCCTGGTACCGCATGGCTTGACTACCGCGCGGCGACGCGGCGGGCGCTTGCGTCTGTAAGCGCTTCATGCGCTGATACACATTTTGTTCGGGTGATACGTTCACCTGCTGCATTTGCTGATAGGGTTGAGCGGTCTTTGACCGGCTCCCCGAGAGGAAGGATCGGAACGTGATTGGACGTTTGCGCGGCACCCTGGCGGAAAAACAACCGCCTCACCTGATTATCGACGTCAACGGCGTGGGTTACGAACTGGAAGTTCCCATGACCACGCTGTACCGTCTGCCCAAAGTGGGGGAAGCCGTCACGGTGCATACCCATCTGGTCGTGCGCGAAGATGCCCACTTGCTCTACGGCTTTGCCGAAAAACGCGAGCGCGAGCTGTTTCGCGAGCTGATCCGCCTGAACGGTGTAGGGCCGAAGCTGGCCCTGGCGCTGATGTCCGGGCTGGAAGTGGATGAACTGGTGCACTGCGTGCAGGCCCAGGACACCTCAGCCCTGGTGCGCGTGCCAGGCGTCGGCAAGAAAACCGCCGAGCGCTTGCTGGTCGAGCTCAAGGATCGATTCAAGGCCTGGGAAACCTCGCCGGCCATGTTCACCCTGGTCTCCGATGGGCCTTTACCGGTCGCCAGCGAGTCCAGTGCCGAGGCCGATGCAGTCAGTGCCCTGGTCTCGCTGGGCTACAAGCCACAGGAAGCCAGCAAGGCAATCGCCGCGATCAAGGACAAGGCCGGCCTGAGCAGTGAAGAGCTGATTCGCCGCAGCCTGAAAGGGATGATTACCAAGTGATCGAAGCCGACCGCCTGATTGCCGCCAGTGGCCGCGACCGCGAAGAAGTCCAGGACCGTGCGATTCGCCCCCTGAGCCTGGACGAGTACATCGGCCAGCCAGTGGTGCGAGAGCAGATGGCGCTGTTCATCCAGGCGGCCCGAGGCCGCGGCGAGTCGCTTGACCACACGCTGATCTTCGGCCCGCCCGGCCTGGGCAAGACCACCCTGGCCAACATCATCGCCCATGAAATGGGGGTGTCGGTGAAGAGCACTTCGGGGCCGATTCTCGAGCGCCCCGGGGACCTGGCAGCCATGCTGACCAACCTCGAGCCGCACGACGTGCTGTTCATCGATGAAATCCACCGGCTGTCACCTGTTGTCGAAGAGGTGCTGTACCCGGCCATGGAGGACTTCCAGCTCGACATCATGATCGGCGAAGGCCCGGCAGCCCGATCCATCAAGCTTGATCTGCCACCCTTCACCCTGGTGGGGGCTACTACCCGTGCCGGCATGCTGACCAACCCGCTGCGTGACCGCTTCGGTATCGTCCAGCGCCTGGAGTTCTACAACGACAAGGATCTGAGCACCATCGTCAGCCGCTCGGCCAACATCCTTGGCCTGGCCATCGAAGACCAGGGCGCCTACGAGATTGCCCGCCGTGCCCGTGGCACGCCGCGCATCGCCAACCGCCTGCTGCGCCGCGTGCGTGACTACGCCGAGGTGCGCGGCAAGGGCCAGATCACCAAGGCCGTGGCGGACATGGCGCTGAACCTGCTGGACGTCGACGAGCGTGGTTTCGACCACTCGGACCGTCGCCTGCTGCTGACCATGATCGAGAAGTTCGATGGTGGCCCGGTGGGCGTGGACAACCTGGCTGCAGCCATCAGCGAAGAGCGTCATACCATCGAAGATGTGCTTGAGCCGTACCTCATCCAGCAGGGCTACATCATGCGCACGCCGCGCGGCCGCGTGGTCACCCGGCATGCCTATCTGCACTTTGGGCTGAATATCCCCGGGCGCTTGGGGGAGGGGGGCGATTTTTCCGAGCCAGGCGATGAATGACAGATCAAAAGCGACTTTTTGTGGTCCTACCGCTGGCATGCCCTTGGCGCGCTGGCAATAAGACATTAATGAAGAAAAAACAGTTGCCACAGCGGATTGGCAAGCTGAGGAGTAAGCACTAGAGTATGCGCGCGCAAAATCAGCTCGAACCGTTCGCACATCGGTGTCGCGTCTATTACGAAGATACCGATGCGGGCGGCGTGGTGTATTACGTCAACTACCTGAAATTCATGGAGCGCGCGCGCACCGAACGCCTGCGGCACCTGGGTTTTTCCCAGTCGCAGCTGGCTGAAGACAACCTGCTGTTCGTGGTCCATTCCAGCGAAGCGCGCTATCACGCGCCGGCGCGGCTTGATGACGAATTGCGGGTGACCGCGCAAGTACTTGAACTCAATCGCGCCAGCCTGCGTTTCGTACAGCAGGTGTGGCGGGAAAAGGATGAAACGCTGCTTTGCGAAGGGCAGTTCCTGGTGGCCGCCGTGCGCGCCGACACTTTCAAACCCCGAGCCATACCGCCCCAGCTGCGCGACGCCTTTGCGGCGGACGGCTCGGGTAATCAATCGAATGCAGGAGAATAAGCGTGGAAGCTAACGTCGTCGACCATACCTCCATGTGGAGTCTGGTCAGCAATGCCAGCGTGGTGGTACAGCTGGTAATGCTGACCCTGGTGGCCGCCTCGGTCACCTCATGGATCATGATCTTCCAGCGCAGCACCATGCTGCGCGCCGGTCGTCGTGCGCTGGATGCCTTCGAAGAGCGCTTCTGGTCGGGCATCGACCTGTCCAAGCTGTACCGCCAGGCAGGCAGCAACCCAGACCCGGACTCCGGTGTGGAGCAGGTGTTCCGTGCCGGTTTCAAGGAGTTCTCGCGTCTGCGTCAACAGCCGGGCGTTGATCCTGACGCGGTCATGGAAGGCGTTGGCCGTGCCATGCGCGTTGCCATTTCGCGCGAGGAAGAAAAACTCGAGCAGAGCCTGCCGTTCCTGGCCACCGTCGGTTCGACCAGCCCGTATATCGGCCTGTTCGGCACTGTATGGGGCATCATGAACTCCTTCCGCGGCCTGGCCAGCGCCCAGCAGGCCACCCTGGCCACCGTTGCTCCGGGCATCGCCGAAGCACTGATCGCAACCGCCATCGGCCTGTTCGCGGCAATCCCGGCTGTTATTGCCTACAACCGTTTCGCCGCACGCAGTGAAGTGCTGATCGGCCGTTACTACACCTTCGCCGACGAGTTCCAGGCGATCCTGCACCGCAAAGTGCACACCAGCGAAGAGTAATCAGGTAGAAGCCCATGGCCCGAGTTCGCCACAAACGCAAGCCCGTCGCCGAGATGAACGTGGTGCCCTACATCGACGTGATGCTGGTGCTGCTGGTCATCTTCATGGTGACGGCGCCCATGCTCAACCAGGGCGTGAAGGTCGACCTGCCCAAGGTTTCCAGCGAAGCCTTGCCGCAGGACAACAACGTCCAGATCCTCACCATCTCCATCAAGGCCGATAAAACCTATTACTGGAACCTCGGCAGCGAAGTCGATACCGACAAGCAGATGGACAAAGCCATGACCTTGCCGGCCATGACCGACGCCGTCACCAAGATCATTGCTGCCGGCCGTGACCAGGGCAAGCAGACCCAGGTGTTCATTCGTGGCGACAAGGCTGTCGACTATGGCGCGGTCATGGGTGCCATGGGCGGGTTGCAGAAGGCCGGTGTCGGTAACGTTGGCCTGATTACCGAGGCGCCCTGATGCAACAGCGAGAGCCATCCGCCTCGGAAAGCTACTTCTGGCCCAGTGTCTGGGCCATCGGCCTGCATGTGCTGGTGTTCGCCCTGCTGTTCGTCAGTTTTGCCATGACGCCTGAGCTGCCGCCATCCAAGCCGATTGTTCAGGCTACCTTGTATCAGCTCAAGTCCAAGAGCCAGGCGACCACCCAGACCAATCAGAAGATTGCCGGGGAGGCGAAGAAAACCGCTTCGCGCCAGACCGAAGTTGAGCAATTGGAACAGAAGAAGGTCGAGCAAGAGGCCGTGAAGGCCGCGGAACAAAAGAAGGCCGACGCTGCTCAAAAGGCCGAAGAGGCTCGCGAGGCTGCTGAAGCGAAAAAAGCCGAGGCCGCTGAAGCCGCCAAGGCTGCCGAGGCAAAGAAAGCTGCCGAAGCCAAGAAAGCCGAAGAGGCGAAGAAAGCCGCCGAGAAGCAGCAGGCCGACATCGCCAAGAAGAAGGCCGAGGACGAAGCGAAGAAAAAAGCCGAAGAAGAGGCCAAGAAAGCGGCCGCTGAAGAGGCGAAGAAACAAGCCGCCGAGGACGCCAGGAAGAAGGCAGCCGAAGAGGCCAAGAAGAAAGCAGCCGAGGACGCCAAGAAGAAAGCGGCGGCCGAGGACGCGAAGAAGAAGGCAGCTGAAGAGGCCAAGAAAAAGGCCGCTGCAGACGCCCAGAAGAAAAAGGCACAGGAAGCGGCCCGCAAGGCGGCAGAAGACAAGAAAGCCCAGGCCCTGGCCGAGCTGTTGTCTGACACCACCGAGCGGCAGCAGGCGCTGGCTGACGAGCAGGGCGATCAGGTAGCTGGCGACTTCGACGACCTGATCCGTATGCGCGCGGCCGAGGGCTGGGCGCGTCCGCCTTCCGCGCGCAAGGGCATGACGGTGACCCTGCAGGTCAGCATGTTGCCGGACGGTACCATTACCAGTGTCAGCGTGGCCCGTTCCAGTGGTGACGGCCCGTACGACAGTTCGGCAGTGGCTGCGGTCAAGAACATTGGTCGTCTGACCGAGATGCAGGGTATGAAGCCGAGCGATTTCAACCGTTATCGTTCGTTCAAGATGACATTTACACCTGAGGATCTAGCGTTGTGATTAAACGTCTGAGAGGACTGCTGGTCATGCTGTGCTGCGTGGCAGGCATGGCCGTTGCAGAGGAAAAGAACATCCTGGTCACCAGCGGCAGCGATCGGGCTACCCCCATCGCGGTAGTGCCGTTCGGTCTGCAGGGCGGCAGCGTGCTGCCAGAGGACATTGCTGACATCATCGGCAACGACCTGCGCAACTCTGGCTACTACTCGCCAATCCCGCGGCAGAACATGATCAGCCAGCCGTCGCAGGCCAGCGAAGTGATCTTCCGTGACTGGAAAGCGCTGGGAGCCCAGTACGTGATGGTCGGTAGCATTGTGCCGTCGGGCGGTCGCCTGCAGGTGCAGTACGCGCTGTTCAACGTCGCCACCGAGCAGCAAGTGCTGACCGGCAGCGTAGCGGGCAGCACCGACCAGCTGCGCGACATGGCGCACTACATCGCCGACCAGTCGTTCGAGAAGCTCACCGGCATCAAAGGCGCGTTCTCGACGCGCATGTTGTACGTGACGGCCGAGCGTTTCTCCACCAACAACACCCGCTACACCCTTCAGCGTTCGGACTACGACGGTGCACGTGCGGTGACCCTGCTGCAATCGCGTGAGCCGATCCTGTCGCCGCGCTTTGCGCCGGATGGCAAACGTATCGCCTACGTTTCGTTCGAGCAGAAGCGCCCACGTATCTTCGTGCAGAACATCGATACTGGCCGCCGCGAGCAGGTCACCAACTTCGAAGGCCTGAACGGTGCGCCAGCCTGGTCGCCGGACGGTTCGCGCCTGGCGTTCGTGCTGTCCAAGGACGGCAACCCGGACATCTACGTGATGAATATGGCTTCGCGCCAGATCAGCCGTGTTACTGCAGGCCCGGGTATCAATACCGAGCCGTTCTGGGGCAAAGATGGCAATACCCTTTACTTCACTTCCGACCGTGGCGGCAAACCGCAGATCTATAAACAGTCGGTCAGTGGCGGTGGTGCCGAGCGTGTGACGTTCGTGGGTAACTACAATGCCAACCCGAAACTTTCGGCGGACGAAAAGACCTTGGTAATGATTCATCGCCAACAGGGCTTTACCAACTTCAAAGTGGCGGCCCAGGACTTGCAGCGCGGAAGTGTAAAGATTCTGTCTGAAACAAGTCTTGATGAGTCTCCCACTGTTGCGCCAAACGGCACCATGCTAATCTACGCCACCCGCCAGCAGGGCCGGGGAGTCTTGATGCTCGTGTCGCTTAATGGCCGCGTGAGGCTCCCACTTCCTACCGCTCAAGGCGAAGTCAGAGAACCGTCCTGGTCCCCTTACCTGAACTGATTGCGGCGTAATACATTTTGCTTAACACACTGGGGTTTCATTAGGAGTTTCACGATGGAAATGCTGAAGTTTGGTAAATTTGCTGCGCTGGCCCTGGCCATGGCCGTAGCTGTAGGTTGCTCCTCTAAGGGCGGTGACAACGCAGGCGAAGGCGCTGCTGTAGACCCTAACGCTGGCTACGGTGCCAACACTGGCGCTGTTGACGGCTCCCTGAGCGAAGAAGCCGCTCTGCGCGCAATCACCACCTTCTACTTCGAATACGACAGCTCGGACCTGAAACCAGAAGCCATGCGCGCTCTGGACGTTCACGCCAAGGACCTGAAAGCCAACGGCAACCGTGTTGTTCTGGAAGGTAACACCGACGAGCGCGGCACCCGCGAGTACAACATGGCTCTGGGTGAGCGTCGTGCCAAGGCCGTTCAGCGCTACCTGGTTCTGCAGGGCGTTTCCCCTGCTCAGCTGGAACTGGTTTCCTACGGCGAAGAGCGTCCAGTTGCTACCGGCAACGACGAGCAGTCCTGGGCTCAGAACCGTCGCGTAGAACTGCGTAAGTAAGTTCTTATGCGTATGTGCCGCCGTGTAGTAACCGTCCTCGCACTCAGCCTGCCGCTTGCGGCCTGGGCTGAGGTCCCTGTAGTAGATGACAACGCAGGCAGCTATCCGCCTGTGGGTTATGGCACGAGCGGCGCCTATGCCGGGTCAGGGGCTTCGGCCCCTGCCTCTGCACAGGGCCAGCTGTTCATGCAGCTGCAACAGATGCAGGATCAGCTTTCCCGCCAGCAAGGCATCATCGAAGAGCTGCAAAACGATGTGTCGCGCATGAAGCAGGAAAACCTGGAGCGTTACCAGGACCTGGACCGTCGCATCAACAGTGGCGCTGCGCCTGCCGCAACCCCTGACAATTCCTCCGGTGGTGGTGCGTCCAATGCCGCCCCCGATGCCGCAGCAGGTGCTGCTGCGCAACAACCGGCCGGCAGTAGCCAGCCCGGTGATCCGGCGAAAGAGAAGCTCTACTACGACGCTGCTTTCGACCTGATCAAACAGAAAGACTTCGACAAGGCCAGCCAGGCGTTCAACGCCTTCCTGCGCAAGTACCCCAACAGCCAGTACGCCGGTAATGCCCAATACTGGTTGGGTGAAGTGAACCTGGCCAAGGGCGACCTGCAAGGCGCCAGCCAGGCCTTTGCCCAGGTCAGCCAGAAGTACCCGAAGCACAGCAAGGTGCCTGATTCGCTGTACAAACTGGCTGATGTCGAGCGCCGTATGGGTCATACCGACAAGGTGAAGGGCATCCTGCAGCAGGTCATCACCCAGTACCCGGGCACCTCTGCTGCTCAACTGGCCCAGCGTGACCTGCAGAAGCTCTAGGCGTCGCCGCTGTACCGCTCGAAAGAAACCCGCGCCAGTCGCGGGTTTTTTCGTTAGAATCACTGCCCTTTTTTCTTAAACACGCTGCTGCGGATAACGCTATGTCGAGTCCGCAACAGTGCCTGACGGAGGCGGACAGCCTGTTTAGCTGTCACGCCCGTGGCGAGCATGCAAGACACATTACGCATCACCGAAGTCTTTTACTCTTTGCAGGGTGAGACGCGAACGGCCGGGCTGCCCACGGTTTTTGTGCGCCTCACCGGTTGCCCCCTGCGTTGCCAGTACTGCGACAGTGCCTATGCCTTTAGTGGCGGTACCGTGCGCACCCTTGATTCGATCCTTGAGCAGGTGGCCGGCTTCAAGCCGCGCTACGTCTGTGTCACCGGTGGCGAACCACTGGCGCAGCCCAACGCCTTGCCGTTGCTGCAGCGGCTGTGTGACGCCGGTTACGAGGTGTCGCTGGAGACCAGCGGTGCGCTGGATATTGCCGGCACCGACACCCGCGTCAGCCGTGTGGTCGACCTGAAAACCCCAGGTTCCGAAGAGTCGCACCGTAATCGCTACGAGAACATCGAGCAGCTGACGCGTAACGACCAGGTAAAGTTCGTCATCTGTTCCCGCGAGGACTATGACTGGGCGGTATCCAAGCTGATTCAGTACAACCTGGCTGAGCGTGCCGGTGAGGTGTTGTTCTCTCCCAGCCATCATCAGGTGAACGCCAGTGACCTGGCTGACTGGATCGTTGCCGACAACTTGCCCGTACGCTTCCAGCTGCAGTTGCACAAGCTGCTGTGGAACGACGAGCCCGGACGTTGATTGAGGAGCACGTATACATGACCGAAAAACGCGCAGTAATCCTGTTGTCCGGTGGCCTGGACTCAGCCACCGTGGTTGCCATGGCCAAAGCCGAAGGCTACAGCTGCTACACCATGAGCTTCGACTACGGGCAGCGTCATCGTGCCGAGCTGAACGCCGCTGCCCGCGTGGCCCGCGACCTGGGTGTGGTCGAGCACAAGGTCATTGGGCTGAACCTCGACGGCATCGGCGGTTCGGCATTGACCGACAGCAGCATCGACGTGCCGGAAGCCCCGGGTGAAGGCATTCCGGTCACTTACGTGCCGGCGCGCAATACTGTGTTCCTTTCGCTGGCCTTGGGTTGGGCAGAAGTACTGGAAGCGCGCGACATCTTCATTGGCGTCAATGCCGTGGATTACTCTGGCTACCCGGATTGCCGACCCGAGTTCGTCGAGGCCTTCGAGCGTATGGCCAACCTGGCGACCAAGGCTGGTGTAGAAGGGCAGGGCTTCCGCATCCAGGCGCCGCTGCAGAACATGAGCAAGGCTCAGATCGTGCAAGCTGGTATGGCTCGTGGTGTGGACTACAGCTTGACCGTTTCCTGCTACCAGGCCGACGATGACGGCCGTGCCTGTGGCAAATGCGACAGCTGCCGCCTGCGCGCCGATGGCTTCAAGGCAGCCGGTATCGAAGACCCGACGCGGTATTTTTGAACAAAGTTTGATGGGGTATTGATTTCTCGTTAGAAATCAGTATTATACGCGCCATCCAACGGGTCGTTAGCTCAGTTGGTAGAGCAGTTGGCTTTTAACCAATTGGTCGTAGGTTCGAATCCTACACGACCCACCATATGCAAAGCGGTTCGTGAGTACTAGAGAGGGAGGCTTGCATCAGCCAGTTTCTAGTCTTGCAGCCGTCTGAGGCGAACCTT from Pseudomonas putida encodes the following:
- the tolQ gene encoding protein TolQ; this translates as MEANVVDHTSMWSLVSNASVVVQLVMLTLVAASVTSWIMIFQRSTMLRAGRRALDAFEERFWSGIDLSKLYRQAGSNPDPDSGVEQVFRAGFKEFSRLRQQPGVDPDAVMEGVGRAMRVAISREEEKLEQSLPFLATVGSTSPYIGLFGTVWGIMNSFRGLASAQQATLATVAPGIAEALIATAIGLFAAIPAVIAYNRFAARSEVLIGRYYTFADEFQAILHRKVHTSEE
- the queC gene encoding 7-cyano-7-deazaguanine synthase QueC; the protein is MTEKRAVILLSGGLDSATVVAMAKAEGYSCYTMSFDYGQRHRAELNAAARVARDLGVVEHKVIGLNLDGIGGSALTDSSIDVPEAPGEGIPVTYVPARNTVFLSLALGWAEVLEARDIFIGVNAVDYSGYPDCRPEFVEAFERMANLATKAGVEGQGFRIQAPLQNMSKAQIVQAGMARGVDYSLTVSCYQADDDGRACGKCDSCRLRADGFKAAGIEDPTRYF
- the queE gene encoding 7-carboxy-7-deazaguanine synthase QueE, with the protein product MQDTLRITEVFYSLQGETRTAGLPTVFVRLTGCPLRCQYCDSAYAFSGGTVRTLDSILEQVAGFKPRYVCVTGGEPLAQPNALPLLQRLCDAGYEVSLETSGALDIAGTDTRVSRVVDLKTPGSEESHRNRYENIEQLTRNDQVKFVICSREDYDWAVSKLIQYNLAERAGEVLFSPSHHQVNASDLADWIVADNLPVRFQLQLHKLLWNDEPGR
- the pal gene encoding peptidoglycan-associated lipoprotein Pal; translation: MEMLKFGKFAALALAMAVAVGCSSKGGDNAGEGAAVDPNAGYGANTGAVDGSLSEEAALRAITTFYFEYDSSDLKPEAMRALDVHAKDLKANGNRVVLEGNTDERGTREYNMALGERRAKAVQRYLVLQGVSPAQLELVSYGEERPVATGNDEQSWAQNRRVELRK
- the ruvA gene encoding Holliday junction branch migration protein RuvA, with translation MIGRLRGTLAEKQPPHLIIDVNGVGYELEVPMTTLYRLPKVGEAVTVHTHLVVREDAHLLYGFAEKRERELFRELIRLNGVGPKLALALMSGLEVDELVHCVQAQDTSALVRVPGVGKKTAERLLVELKDRFKAWETSPAMFTLVSDGPLPVASESSAEADAVSALVSLGYKPQEASKAIAAIKDKAGLSSEELIRRSLKGMITK
- the ybgF gene encoding tol-pal system protein YbgF, producing the protein MRMCRRVVTVLALSLPLAAWAEVPVVDDNAGSYPPVGYGTSGAYAGSGASAPASAQGQLFMQLQQMQDQLSRQQGIIEELQNDVSRMKQENLERYQDLDRRINSGAAPAATPDNSSGGGASNAAPDAAAGAAAQQPAGSSQPGDPAKEKLYYDAAFDLIKQKDFDKASQAFNAFLRKYPNSQYAGNAQYWLGEVNLAKGDLQGASQAFAQVSQKYPKHSKVPDSLYKLADVERRMGHTDKVKGILQQVITQYPGTSAAQLAQRDLQKL
- the tolR gene encoding protein TolR; the encoded protein is MARVRHKRKPVAEMNVVPYIDVMLVLLVIFMVTAPMLNQGVKVDLPKVSSEALPQDNNVQILTISIKADKTYYWNLGSEVDTDKQMDKAMTLPAMTDAVTKIIAAGRDQGKQTQVFIRGDKAVDYGAVMGAMGGLQKAGVGNVGLITEAP
- the ruvC gene encoding crossover junction endodeoxyribonuclease RuvC, whose protein sequence is MTLILGIDPGSRITGYGVVRQTARGCEYVASGCIRTGSGELHERLQIVFRGVSEIIAQHGPVTMGIERVFMARNADSALKLGQARGAAIVAAAEAGLEIAEYSATQVKQAVAGTGGANKEQVMMMVMHLLKLTQKPQIDASDALAIALCHAHTRSSLVPHGLTTARRRGGRLRL
- the ybgC gene encoding tol-pal system-associated acyl-CoA thioesterase, which translates into the protein MRAQNQLEPFAHRCRVYYEDTDAGGVVYYVNYLKFMERARTERLRHLGFSQSQLAEDNLLFVVHSSEARYHAPARLDDELRVTAQVLELNRASLRFVQQVWREKDETLLCEGQFLVAAVRADTFKPRAIPPQLRDAFAADGSGNQSNAGE
- the tolB gene encoding Tol-Pal system protein TolB — encoded protein: MIKRLRGLLVMLCCVAGMAVAEEKNILVTSGSDRATPIAVVPFGLQGGSVLPEDIADIIGNDLRNSGYYSPIPRQNMISQPSQASEVIFRDWKALGAQYVMVGSIVPSGGRLQVQYALFNVATEQQVLTGSVAGSTDQLRDMAHYIADQSFEKLTGIKGAFSTRMLYVTAERFSTNNTRYTLQRSDYDGARAVTLLQSREPILSPRFAPDGKRIAYVSFEQKRPRIFVQNIDTGRREQVTNFEGLNGAPAWSPDGSRLAFVLSKDGNPDIYVMNMASRQISRVTAGPGINTEPFWGKDGNTLYFTSDRGGKPQIYKQSVSGGGAERVTFVGNYNANPKLSADEKTLVMIHRQQGFTNFKVAAQDLQRGSVKILSETSLDESPTVAPNGTMLIYATRQQGRGVLMLVSLNGRVRLPLPTAQGEVREPSWSPYLN
- the tolA gene encoding cell envelope integrity protein TolA yields the protein MQQREPSASESYFWPSVWAIGLHVLVFALLFVSFAMTPELPPSKPIVQATLYQLKSKSQATTQTNQKIAGEAKKTASRQTEVEQLEQKKVEQEAVKAAEQKKADAAQKAEEAREAAEAKKAEAAEAAKAAEAKKAAEAKKAEEAKKAAEKQQADIAKKKAEDEAKKKAEEEAKKAAAEEAKKQAAEDARKKAAEEAKKKAAEDAKKKAAAEDAKKKAAEEAKKKAAADAQKKKAQEAARKAAEDKKAQALAELLSDTTERQQALADEQGDQVAGDFDDLIRMRAAEGWARPPSARKGMTVTLQVSMLPDGTITSVSVARSSGDGPYDSSAVAAVKNIGRLTEMQGMKPSDFNRYRSFKMTFTPEDLAL
- the ruvB gene encoding Holliday junction branch migration DNA helicase RuvB — translated: MIEADRLIAASGRDREEVQDRAIRPLSLDEYIGQPVVREQMALFIQAARGRGESLDHTLIFGPPGLGKTTLANIIAHEMGVSVKSTSGPILERPGDLAAMLTNLEPHDVLFIDEIHRLSPVVEEVLYPAMEDFQLDIMIGEGPAARSIKLDLPPFTLVGATTRAGMLTNPLRDRFGIVQRLEFYNDKDLSTIVSRSANILGLAIEDQGAYEIARRARGTPRIANRLLRRVRDYAEVRGKGQITKAVADMALNLLDVDERGFDHSDRRLLLTMIEKFDGGPVGVDNLAAAISEERHTIEDVLEPYLIQQGYIMRTPRGRVVTRHAYLHFGLNIPGRLGEGGDFSEPGDE